A DNA window from Sphaeramia orbicularis chromosome 22, fSphaOr1.1, whole genome shotgun sequence contains the following coding sequences:
- the mavs gene encoding mitochondrial antiviral-signaling protein isoform X3 has protein sequence MSFASDQLYNGYLRRKMPTIVSTVKTRQIVPYLECLTDYDRETIEAKRETNGNYNAMVLLLDCLKRRENWPEQFIEALEACEHRAIAAEIRREYDALRGVNKNTANGQAAGPSPPAQPLPSLEVQPQAPQSSVAPAVQAPVAPVAPVAPVVPAPVAQAPVAPVVQAPVAQAPAAQVPVVQAPPPPPEPAPEPPQVAPPPSTPPPSPATPHPSANATPQPQREVNAHQEPEENSESDPQDDEGPVNAAENHISTPPQSPPVEQHEPAPPSCTTSTVDRRSPSPPLTDLDMTDGSASLLITPEKAPVQDTAPPVDRVPPVVLEPQETSDAPSTPVVETSPQTEPTAPASTPPPAGMDTSACDEADVCLSKPGVLVSIQPQNNGDATLPASSTEEGQQPYSGNSERLEISSTTTSDHAPACSAAVNTPSAPPCQENGIAHNEPEEDYYESATQSLNQVVVNEFHFAEEPPVPNLDGQTAPPQPQIVNGETAKAIPPTIIINAAENHHPPEPASDPKTLQDWEEKPAPRTSSFNTKYILTAAGVGACALLVAWRFKN, from the exons ATGTCGTTCGCCAGTGATCAGCTGTACAATGGATACTTGCGACGAAAAATGCCGACCATCGTGTCGACGGTGAAGACAAGGCAAATAGTGCCATATCTGGAGTGTCTGACTGATTATGACAGG GAAACAATTGAGGCTAAAAGAGAAACCAATGGGAACTACAATGCGATGGTTCTTCTTCTGGATTGTCTGAAGAGGAGGGAGAACTGGCCGGAGCAGTTCATCGAAGCTCTGGAGGCCTGTGAGCATCGGGCCATCGCAGCAGAAATCAGAAGAGAATACGATGCTCTGAGAGGCGTCAACA AGAACACAGCCAACGGTCAGGCAGCTGGTCCTTCACCTCCTGCCCAGCCCCTCCCTTCCCTGGAGGTGCAGCCACAAGCCCCTCAGAGCTCAGTGGCTCCAGCGGTCCAGGCTCCAGTGGCTCCAGTGGCTCCAGTGGCTCCAGTGGTCCCAGCTCCAGTAGCTCAGGCTCCAGTAGCTCCAGTGGTCCAAGCTCCGGTCGCTCAGGCTCCAGCAGCTCAGGTTCCAGTGGTccaggctccaccccctccacctGAGCCAGCTCCTGAGCCTCCACAGGTAGCTCCCCCTCCGTCCACCCCTCCTCCCTCTCCGGCGACTCCTCACCCTTCAGCCAACGCGACTCCACAACCACAGAGGGAGGTTAATGCTCACCAGGAGCCGGAGGAAAACTCGGAGTCGGACCCTCAGGATGACGAAGGCCCAGTCAACGCTGCAGAGAACCACATCTCAACACCTCCTCAGTCTCCGCCTGTTGAACAGCACGAACCAGCGCCTCCATCCTGcaccacatccactgtggacagGAGGAGTCCTTCTCCACCTCTGACAGATTTAGACATGACGGACGGATCCGCTTCACTCCTGATCACTCCAGAGAAAGCTCCAGTCCAGGACACCGCCCCACCTGTGGACAGAGTACCCCCTGTTGTCCTGGAGCCACAAGAGACATCCGACGCTCCGTCTACACCG GTTGTTGAAACCAGCCCACAGACCGAACCCACAGCTCCAGCCTCCACTCCTCCGCCCGCTGGGATGGACACGTCTGCCTGTGATGAGGCCGACGTGTGTCTGAGTAAACCCGGTGTTCTCGTCAGCATCCAGCCTCAGAATAACGGCGACGCGACCCTTCCAGCCTCCAGCACAGAGGAGGGGCAGCAGCCCTATTCAGGCAACAGTGAACGCCTGGAAATAAGCAGCACTACCACCTCTGACCACGCCCCTGCATGCTCCGCCGCCGTCAACACGCCCTCTGCACCGCCGTGTCAGGAGAACGGCATCGCTCACAACGAACCGGAAGAGGACTACTACGAGTCCGCCACCCAGAGCCTGAACCAGGTGGTGGTCAACGAGTTTCACTTCGCAGAGGAACCGCCTGTTCCAAACCTAGACGGCCAGACTGCGCCGCCACAACCTCAAATCGTCAACGGTGAAACAGCCAAAGCGATCCCACCGACTATCATCATCAACGCTGCTGAGAACCACCACCCACCTGAGCCCGCGTCGGACCCGAAAACACTGCAGGATTGGGAGGAGAAGCCGGCCCCCCGCACCTCATCATTCAACACAAAGTACATTCTGACCGCTGCAGGAGTGGGCGCCTGTGCACTGCTGGTGGCGTGGAGGTTTAAGAATTAA
- the mavs gene encoding mitochondrial antiviral-signaling protein isoform X2: MSFASDQLYNGYLRRKMPTIVSTVKTRQIVPYLECLTDYDRETIEAKRETNGNYNAMVLLLDCLKRRENWPEQFIEALEACEHRAIAAEIRREYDALRGVNNPTPSSPPTTVVTAHVHPAPATGHVSVPENTANGQAAGPSPPAQPLPSLEVQPQAPQSSVAPAVQAPVAPVAPVAPVVPAPVAQAPVVPVVQAPPPPPEPAPEPPQVAPPPSTPPPSPATPHPSANATPQPQREVNAHQEPEENSESDPQDDEGPVNAAENHISTPPQSPPVEQHEPAPPSCTTSTVDRRSPSPPLTDLDMTDGSASLLITPEKAPVQDTAPPVDRVPPVVLEPQETSDAPSTPVVETSPQTEPTAPASTPPPAGMDTSACDEADVCLSKPGVLVSIQPQNNGDATLPASSTEEGQQPYSGNSERLEISSTTTSDHAPACSAAVNTPSAPPCQENGIAHNEPEEDYYESATQSLNQVVVNEFHFAEEPPVPNLDGQTAPPQPQIVNGETAKAIPPTIIINAAENHHPPEPASDPKTLQDWEEKPAPRTSSFNTKYILTAAGVGACALLVAWRFKN; the protein is encoded by the exons ATGTCGTTCGCCAGTGATCAGCTGTACAATGGATACTTGCGACGAAAAATGCCGACCATCGTGTCGACGGTGAAGACAAGGCAAATAGTGCCATATCTGGAGTGTCTGACTGATTATGACAGG GAAACAATTGAGGCTAAAAGAGAAACCAATGGGAACTACAATGCGATGGTTCTTCTTCTGGATTGTCTGAAGAGGAGGGAGAACTGGCCGGAGCAGTTCATCGAAGCTCTGGAGGCCTGTGAGCATCGGGCCATCGCAGCAGAAATCAGAAGAGAATACGATGCTCTGAGAGGCGTCAACA ATCCCACACCCAGTTCCCCTCCAACCACTGTGGTCACGGCCCATGTCCATCCAGCTCCGGCCACTGGTCATGTGTCCGTTCCAGAGAACACAGCCAACGGTCAGGCAGCTGGTCCTTCACCTCCTGCCCAGCCCCTCCCTTCCCTGGAGGTGCAGCCACAAGCCCCTCAGAGCTCAGTGGCTCCAGCGGTCCAGGCTCCAGTGGCTCCAGTGGCTCCAGTGGCTCCAGTGGTCCCAGCTCCAGTAGCTCAGGCTCCAGTA GTTCCAGTGGTccaggctccaccccctccacctGAGCCAGCTCCTGAGCCTCCACAGGTAGCTCCCCCTCCGTCCACCCCTCCTCCCTCTCCGGCGACTCCTCACCCTTCAGCCAACGCGACTCCACAACCACAGAGGGAGGTTAATGCTCACCAGGAGCCGGAGGAAAACTCGGAGTCGGACCCTCAGGATGACGAAGGCCCAGTCAACGCTGCAGAGAACCACATCTCAACACCTCCTCAGTCTCCGCCTGTTGAACAGCACGAACCAGCGCCTCCATCCTGcaccacatccactgtggacagGAGGAGTCCTTCTCCACCTCTGACAGATTTAGACATGACGGACGGATCCGCTTCACTCCTGATCACTCCAGAGAAAGCTCCAGTCCAGGACACCGCCCCACCTGTGGACAGAGTACCCCCTGTTGTCCTGGAGCCACAAGAGACATCCGACGCTCCGTCTACACCG GTTGTTGAAACCAGCCCACAGACCGAACCCACAGCTCCAGCCTCCACTCCTCCGCCCGCTGGGATGGACACGTCTGCCTGTGATGAGGCCGACGTGTGTCTGAGTAAACCCGGTGTTCTCGTCAGCATCCAGCCTCAGAATAACGGCGACGCGACCCTTCCAGCCTCCAGCACAGAGGAGGGGCAGCAGCCCTATTCAGGCAACAGTGAACGCCTGGAAATAAGCAGCACTACCACCTCTGACCACGCCCCTGCATGCTCCGCCGCCGTCAACACGCCCTCTGCACCGCCGTGTCAGGAGAACGGCATCGCTCACAACGAACCGGAAGAGGACTACTACGAGTCCGCCACCCAGAGCCTGAACCAGGTGGTGGTCAACGAGTTTCACTTCGCAGAGGAACCGCCTGTTCCAAACCTAGACGGCCAGACTGCGCCGCCACAACCTCAAATCGTCAACGGTGAAACAGCCAAAGCGATCCCACCGACTATCATCATCAACGCTGCTGAGAACCACCACCCACCTGAGCCCGCGTCGGACCCGAAAACACTGCAGGATTGGGAGGAGAAGCCGGCCCCCCGCACCTCATCATTCAACACAAAGTACATTCTGACCGCTGCAGGAGTGGGCGCCTGTGCACTGCTGGTGGCGTGGAGGTTTAAGAATTAA
- the mavs gene encoding mitochondrial antiviral-signaling protein isoform X1: protein MSFASDQLYNGYLRRKMPTIVSTVKTRQIVPYLECLTDYDRETIEAKRETNGNYNAMVLLLDCLKRRENWPEQFIEALEACEHRAIAAEIRREYDALRGVNNPTPSSPPTTVVTAHVHPAPATGHVSVPENTANGQAAGPSPPAQPLPSLEVQPQAPQSSVAPAVQAPVAPVAPVAPVVPAPVAQAPVAPVVQAPVAQAPAAQVPVVQAPPPPPEPAPEPPQVAPPPSTPPPSPATPHPSANATPQPQREVNAHQEPEENSESDPQDDEGPVNAAENHISTPPQSPPVEQHEPAPPSCTTSTVDRRSPSPPLTDLDMTDGSASLLITPEKAPVQDTAPPVDRVPPVVLEPQETSDAPSTPVVETSPQTEPTAPASTPPPAGMDTSACDEADVCLSKPGVLVSIQPQNNGDATLPASSTEEGQQPYSGNSERLEISSTTTSDHAPACSAAVNTPSAPPCQENGIAHNEPEEDYYESATQSLNQVVVNEFHFAEEPPVPNLDGQTAPPQPQIVNGETAKAIPPTIIINAAENHHPPEPASDPKTLQDWEEKPAPRTSSFNTKYILTAAGVGACALLVAWRFKN from the exons ATGTCGTTCGCCAGTGATCAGCTGTACAATGGATACTTGCGACGAAAAATGCCGACCATCGTGTCGACGGTGAAGACAAGGCAAATAGTGCCATATCTGGAGTGTCTGACTGATTATGACAGG GAAACAATTGAGGCTAAAAGAGAAACCAATGGGAACTACAATGCGATGGTTCTTCTTCTGGATTGTCTGAAGAGGAGGGAGAACTGGCCGGAGCAGTTCATCGAAGCTCTGGAGGCCTGTGAGCATCGGGCCATCGCAGCAGAAATCAGAAGAGAATACGATGCTCTGAGAGGCGTCAACA ATCCCACACCCAGTTCCCCTCCAACCACTGTGGTCACGGCCCATGTCCATCCAGCTCCGGCCACTGGTCATGTGTCCGTTCCAGAGAACACAGCCAACGGTCAGGCAGCTGGTCCTTCACCTCCTGCCCAGCCCCTCCCTTCCCTGGAGGTGCAGCCACAAGCCCCTCAGAGCTCAGTGGCTCCAGCGGTCCAGGCTCCAGTGGCTCCAGTGGCTCCAGTGGCTCCAGTGGTCCCAGCTCCAGTAGCTCAGGCTCCAGTAGCTCCAGTGGTCCAAGCTCCGGTCGCTCAGGCTCCAGCAGCTCAGGTTCCAGTGGTccaggctccaccccctccacctGAGCCAGCTCCTGAGCCTCCACAGGTAGCTCCCCCTCCGTCCACCCCTCCTCCCTCTCCGGCGACTCCTCACCCTTCAGCCAACGCGACTCCACAACCACAGAGGGAGGTTAATGCTCACCAGGAGCCGGAGGAAAACTCGGAGTCGGACCCTCAGGATGACGAAGGCCCAGTCAACGCTGCAGAGAACCACATCTCAACACCTCCTCAGTCTCCGCCTGTTGAACAGCACGAACCAGCGCCTCCATCCTGcaccacatccactgtggacagGAGGAGTCCTTCTCCACCTCTGACAGATTTAGACATGACGGACGGATCCGCTTCACTCCTGATCACTCCAGAGAAAGCTCCAGTCCAGGACACCGCCCCACCTGTGGACAGAGTACCCCCTGTTGTCCTGGAGCCACAAGAGACATCCGACGCTCCGTCTACACCG GTTGTTGAAACCAGCCCACAGACCGAACCCACAGCTCCAGCCTCCACTCCTCCGCCCGCTGGGATGGACACGTCTGCCTGTGATGAGGCCGACGTGTGTCTGAGTAAACCCGGTGTTCTCGTCAGCATCCAGCCTCAGAATAACGGCGACGCGACCCTTCCAGCCTCCAGCACAGAGGAGGGGCAGCAGCCCTATTCAGGCAACAGTGAACGCCTGGAAATAAGCAGCACTACCACCTCTGACCACGCCCCTGCATGCTCCGCCGCCGTCAACACGCCCTCTGCACCGCCGTGTCAGGAGAACGGCATCGCTCACAACGAACCGGAAGAGGACTACTACGAGTCCGCCACCCAGAGCCTGAACCAGGTGGTGGTCAACGAGTTTCACTTCGCAGAGGAACCGCCTGTTCCAAACCTAGACGGCCAGACTGCGCCGCCACAACCTCAAATCGTCAACGGTGAAACAGCCAAAGCGATCCCACCGACTATCATCATCAACGCTGCTGAGAACCACCACCCACCTGAGCCCGCGTCGGACCCGAAAACACTGCAGGATTGGGAGGAGAAGCCGGCCCCCCGCACCTCATCATTCAACACAAAGTACATTCTGACCGCTGCAGGAGTGGGCGCCTGTGCACTGCTGGTGGCGTGGAGGTTTAAGAATTAA